A genome region from Nocardiopsis exhalans includes the following:
- a CDS encoding carbohydrate ABC transporter permease: MNNVYRLRKRLGRGGAYLAALAVFIFAVFPVYWVLATALRPTGEIFTREPTLFPREITFEHFERVLSGVLIPGTSFWSFLTNSLIVTVGSVAFAALLALLAAIAVARFKFKLRSAFIIMLLVIQMVPVEALIISLFINFFHLGNALDLELVGNLTGVFVIYIAVALPITILMIRNFVSAVPKELEEAAAIDGASGWTIFWRILMPLVAPGLAAASIFAFITAWNEFLVAFTFLQNNTGAYTLPISLQYYFGAVSIEWGSIMAASTLLTVPVMIFFLFVQRRMVSGLTMGAVKG, from the coding sequence ATGAACAACGTGTACCGTCTGCGCAAGAGGCTCGGCAGGGGCGGCGCCTACCTCGCCGCCCTCGCGGTCTTCATCTTCGCGGTCTTCCCCGTCTACTGGGTCCTGGCCACCGCGCTGCGTCCCACCGGGGAGATCTTCACCCGTGAGCCCACTCTCTTCCCACGCGAGATCACCTTCGAGCACTTCGAGCGGGTCCTGTCGGGCGTGCTCATCCCCGGCACCTCCTTCTGGTCGTTCCTCACCAACAGCCTCATCGTGACCGTGGGCTCGGTGGCCTTCGCCGCCCTGTTGGCCCTACTGGCCGCGATCGCCGTGGCCAGGTTCAAGTTCAAACTGCGCTCGGCGTTCATCATCATGCTGCTGGTGATCCAGATGGTCCCGGTCGAGGCACTGATCATCTCGCTGTTCATCAACTTCTTCCACCTGGGCAACGCCCTGGACCTGGAGCTGGTCGGCAACCTGACCGGTGTGTTCGTCATCTACATCGCGGTCGCGCTGCCGATCACCATCCTGATGATCCGCAACTTCGTGTCGGCGGTGCCCAAGGAGCTGGAGGAGGCCGCGGCCATCGACGGCGCCAGCGGCTGGACGATCTTCTGGCGCATCCTGATGCCGCTGGTCGCACCGGGCCTGGCAGCCGCGAGCATCTTCGCGTTCATCACCGCGTGGAACGAGTTCCTCGTCGCCTTCACGTTCCTGCAGAACAACACCGGCGCCTACACCCTGCCGATCTCCCTGCAGTACTACTTCGGCGCGGTGTCCATCGAATGGGGGTCGATCATGGCCGCATCGACCCTGCTGACCGTCCCCGTGATGATCTTCTTCCTCTTCGTCCAGCGCCGCATGGTCTCCGGCCTGACCATGGGCGCGGTCAAGGGCTGA
- a CDS encoding helix-turn-helix domain-containing protein, giving the protein MMVLLRHLLGDVLRRLRQRQGRTLREVSADARVSLGYLSEVERGQKEASSELLSSICGALGVPLSQVLREVSDQLALAELQEAALLGDAVTTDPVPAQELGIAPVPDRVPQVADMAGV; this is encoded by the coding sequence ATGATGGTCCTGCTTCGTCACCTACTTGGTGACGTCCTCAGGCGGCTGCGTCAGCGCCAGGGCCGCACCCTCCGTGAGGTGTCGGCCGATGCACGGGTTTCCCTCGGATACCTGTCGGAGGTCGAGCGCGGGCAGAAGGAAGCCTCTTCCGAGCTGCTCTCCTCGATCTGCGGGGCCCTCGGGGTCCCGCTCTCGCAGGTACTCAGAGAGGTCTCCGACCAGCTGGCTCTGGCCGAGCTCCAGGAGGCCGCACTGTTGGGCGACGCGGTCACGACCGACCCCGTCCCCGCGCAGGAACTCGGCATCGCGCCCGTACCGGATCGTGTTCCCCAGGTCGCCGACATGGCGGGTGTCTGA
- the rimO gene encoding 30S ribosomal protein S12 methylthiotransferase RimO, with translation MSSRRTVSLVTLGCARNEVDSEELAGRLAAGGWDLVDGDTKADVTVVNTCGFIDAAKQDSIETLLEAAEGGGKVIAAGCMAERYGSELADALPEANVIGFDDYAAITDRLDDVVSGRALVPHDPRDRRTLLPISPAERDASQVHVPGHASFADSEGADGTELPYRAATPRRRLTGGPVANLKIASGCDRRCTFCAIPAFRGAYISRQPDEIVREAEWLASEGVREVFLVSENSTSYGKDLGDVRALEKLLPRLAAVEGLERVRVSYLQPAEVRPGLVEVLTSTPGVVPYFDLSFQHASGPLLRRMRRFGDRERFLELLETARKAAPEAGARSNFIVGFPGETEEEFQELVSFLSEARLDAIGVFGYSDEDGTEALTHENKVPEEVVAERVDTLNRLTEELMVQRAEERIGSEVTVLVETVLEDGAYEGRAEHQAPEVDGSTILYGENLAVGDLVRATVIQSMGADLVAEQDVAEQDGEAGDR, from the coding sequence ATGTCATCGCGACGTACTGTCTCACTCGTCACCCTGGGGTGTGCGCGTAACGAGGTCGACTCCGAAGAGCTCGCCGGGCGCCTTGCCGCTGGCGGCTGGGACCTCGTCGACGGAGACACCAAGGCCGACGTGACCGTCGTCAACACCTGCGGGTTCATCGACGCCGCCAAACAGGACTCCATCGAGACCCTGCTGGAGGCGGCCGAGGGCGGTGGGAAGGTCATCGCCGCGGGCTGCATGGCCGAGCGCTACGGCTCCGAACTCGCCGACGCCCTCCCCGAGGCCAACGTCATCGGGTTCGACGACTACGCCGCCATCACCGACCGGCTCGACGACGTCGTCTCCGGGCGCGCCCTGGTCCCGCACGACCCGCGCGACCGCCGCACCCTGCTGCCGATCAGCCCGGCCGAGCGCGACGCCTCCCAGGTCCACGTGCCCGGGCACGCCTCGTTCGCGGACTCCGAGGGCGCCGACGGCACCGAGCTGCCCTACCGGGCCGCGACCCCGCGCCGCCGCCTGACCGGCGGCCCCGTCGCCAACCTCAAGATCGCCTCCGGCTGCGACAGACGGTGCACCTTCTGCGCCATCCCGGCCTTCCGCGGCGCGTACATCTCCCGCCAGCCCGACGAGATCGTCCGCGAGGCCGAGTGGCTGGCCAGCGAGGGCGTGCGCGAGGTCTTCCTGGTCAGCGAGAACTCCACGTCCTACGGCAAGGACCTGGGCGACGTGCGCGCGCTGGAGAAGCTGCTGCCGCGCCTGGCCGCCGTCGAGGGCCTGGAGCGCGTCCGGGTCAGCTACCTGCAGCCCGCCGAAGTCCGCCCCGGGCTGGTGGAGGTGCTCACCAGCACCCCCGGTGTGGTGCCCTACTTCGACCTCTCCTTCCAGCACGCCAGCGGCCCGCTGCTGCGCCGCATGCGCCGGTTCGGCGACCGCGAGCGCTTCCTGGAGCTGCTGGAGACCGCCCGCAAGGCCGCCCCGGAGGCCGGGGCCCGCTCCAACTTCATCGTGGGCTTCCCCGGCGAGACCGAGGAGGAGTTCCAGGAGCTGGTCTCCTTCCTCAGTGAGGCCCGTCTGGACGCCATCGGTGTCTTCGGCTACTCCGACGAGGACGGCACCGAGGCGCTCACGCACGAGAACAAGGTGCCCGAGGAGGTCGTGGCCGAGCGGGTGGACACGCTCAACCGCCTGACCGAGGAGCTCATGGTCCAGCGGGCCGAGGAGCGCATCGGCAGCGAGGTGACCGTCCTGGTCGAGACGGTCCTGGAGGACGGCGCGTACGAGGGCCGCGCCGAGCACCAAGCGCCCGAGGTGGACGGCAGCACCATCCTGTACGGCGAGAACCTCGCCGTCGGCGACCTGGTGCGGGCCACCGTCATCCAGTCGATGGGCGCCGACCTCGTCGCCGAACAGGACGTCGCGGAGCAGGACGGGGAAGCCGGCGACAGATGA
- a CDS encoding CinA family protein, producing MDEQVEVGLRFEKAALAAARSAHEALREAGATCATAESLTGGLIGAYLTAVPGSSATYRGGAVTYATDTKATILGVPEDLLAEHGAVHPDVAAHMARGARRLTGADHGVAVTGVAGPEPQDGQPVGTVYAAVTGPDSHTQVVRFSFTGDRAGIRLDTVKGALMLLRTAVRGDVTGNTRA from the coding sequence ATGGACGAACAGGTGGAGGTGGGGCTCCGGTTCGAGAAGGCGGCGTTGGCTGCCGCCAGATCGGCCCATGAAGCCCTCCGGGAGGCCGGGGCCACCTGCGCTACCGCCGAGTCCCTCACCGGGGGGCTGATCGGCGCCTACCTGACCGCGGTCCCCGGATCCTCGGCCACCTACCGCGGCGGGGCCGTCACCTACGCCACCGACACCAAGGCCACCATCCTGGGCGTGCCCGAGGACCTGCTGGCCGAGCACGGAGCGGTCCACCCCGACGTCGCCGCCCACATGGCCCGGGGGGCCCGCCGCCTCACCGGCGCCGACCACGGGGTCGCGGTCACCGGGGTGGCCGGGCCCGAGCCCCAGGACGGGCAGCCCGTGGGCACCGTCTACGCGGCGGTGACGGGACCGGACTCACATACACAGGTCGTCCGGTTCAGTTTCACCGGTGATCGTGCGGGTATCCGCCTTGACACGGTCAAGGGTGCGCTGATGCTCCTGAGGACCGCCGTTCGCGGGGACGTGACGGGAAACACCCGGGCCTGA
- the pgsA gene encoding CDP-diacylglycerol--glycerol-3-phosphate 3-phosphatidyltransferase, whose product MSTHDPAASSAPQAPLWNIANILTMSRLVMVPVFVWFMFLTGLGWELAAFSVFVIAAITDRVDGELARRHNLVTDFGKIADPIADKALTGAALIVLSVQGELWWWVTIAILLREWGITLLRIAVLRYGVMPASSGGKLKTVLQIVAISIYLFPLYLLPFTGVFVWIAHGVMAAALAVTLWTGLTYVIDAVRLVRAKGAADTQNGTTE is encoded by the coding sequence ATGAGCACCCACGACCCCGCGGCTTCGTCCGCTCCCCAAGCCCCGCTGTGGAACATCGCGAACATCCTCACGATGAGCCGCCTGGTCATGGTGCCGGTCTTCGTCTGGTTCATGTTCCTGACCGGACTCGGCTGGGAGCTCGCGGCCTTCTCGGTCTTCGTGATCGCCGCCATCACCGACCGCGTCGACGGGGAGCTGGCCCGCCGCCACAATCTCGTCACCGACTTCGGCAAGATCGCCGACCCCATCGCGGACAAGGCGCTGACCGGCGCCGCGCTGATCGTGCTCTCCGTCCAGGGCGAGCTGTGGTGGTGGGTCACCATCGCCATCCTGCTGCGCGAGTGGGGCATCACGCTCCTGCGGATCGCGGTGCTGCGGTACGGGGTCATGCCCGCGAGCAGCGGCGGCAAGCTCAAGACCGTCCTGCAGATCGTGGCGATCAGCATCTACCTGTTCCCGCTGTACCTGCTGCCGTTCACCGGCGTGTTCGTCTGGATCGCGCACGGTGTCATGGCCGCCGCCCTGGCCGTCACCCTCTGGACCGGGCTGACCTACGTGATCGACGCGGTCCGCCTGGTGCGGGCCAAGGGCGCCGCGGACACCCAGAACGGGACTACGGAGTAA
- a CDS encoding DNA translocase FtsK, whose amino-acid sequence MATRASSGGSGRKKPAARKPAAKKRMPDGPIAYVVTLFGQFLLVLWKLIAHTVGGAARAVGRSARGLDPDLRRDGIGLVLLALGILVASAVWWQSEGPLLEATRFVVVGAFGTFSPILPLLFLPIAVKLMRTPSSGREGDAGRLSIGVTAIMLGLLGLIHIAHGIPQPVDGIEGLQNAGGVIGFVASGPLSAVVTPWLTGLLLALILIFGILVVTATPIRRIPDRLQTLFGALMERDTGPDSGIGILGADPEKKPAKRKRKPKAAASETVAGDHERPYDSPVLPSEPEAEIAPALTDEEEASAAAAAVPKKTARKKAKAPVPDPTPPPVTTEQLSIPSRVVEGDYELPVPTMLKPGSPVKPRTQANDDVVAALSGVMEQFKIDAEVTGFTRGPTVTRYEIELGPAVKVEKVTALSKNISLVVKSADVRIQSPIPGKSAIGVEIPNTDKDIVSLGDVLRSPAATSDDHPMLVGLGKDVEGSNVVANLAKMPHVLVAGATGAGKSTCINGLITSLMMRATPDEVRMILVDPKRVELTMYEGIPHLITPIITNPKKAAEALQWVVGEMDRRYDDLAASGYRHVDDFNAAVRTGELTAPPGSERVYEPYPYLLVIVDELADLMMVAPRDVEDAVVRITQLARAAGIHLVLATQRPSVDVVTGLIKANVPSRLAFATSSLADSRVILDQPGAEKLVGKGDSLFLPMGAGKPIRLQNAWVSEKEIRGIVDHCKKQSEPSYREDVAVADTKKKEIDEDIGDDMDLLLQAVELVVTTQFGSTSMLQRKLRVGFAKAGRLMDLMESRDVVGPSEGSKARDVLVQADDLAAVLTDIRGG is encoded by the coding sequence TGGTGCTGTGGAAGCTCATCGCGCACACCGTGGGCGGGGCGGCCCGCGCGGTCGGGCGCAGCGCCCGCGGCCTGGACCCGGACCTGCGCCGGGACGGAATCGGGCTGGTCCTGCTGGCCCTGGGCATCCTCGTGGCCTCCGCCGTGTGGTGGCAGAGCGAGGGCCCGCTGCTGGAGGCCACCCGTTTCGTGGTGGTCGGCGCCTTCGGCACCTTCTCGCCGATCCTGCCGCTGCTCTTCCTGCCCATCGCCGTGAAACTGATGCGCACGCCCAGCTCCGGCCGGGAGGGCGACGCCGGGCGGCTGTCCATCGGGGTCACCGCGATCATGCTCGGCCTGCTCGGGCTGATCCACATCGCGCACGGCATCCCGCAGCCCGTCGACGGCATCGAGGGGCTGCAGAACGCGGGCGGGGTCATCGGCTTCGTCGCCTCCGGGCCGCTCAGCGCGGTCGTCACCCCCTGGCTCACCGGGCTCCTGCTGGCCCTGATCCTGATCTTCGGCATCCTGGTGGTCACCGCCACCCCGATCCGCCGCATCCCGGACCGCCTGCAGACCCTGTTCGGCGCCCTCATGGAGCGCGACACCGGCCCCGACTCCGGGATCGGCATCCTCGGCGCGGACCCGGAGAAGAAGCCGGCCAAGCGCAAGCGCAAGCCCAAGGCAGCGGCCTCCGAGACCGTCGCGGGCGACCACGAGCGCCCCTACGACAGCCCGGTCCTGCCCAGCGAGCCCGAAGCGGAGATCGCCCCCGCCCTCACTGACGAGGAGGAGGCCTCGGCCGCCGCGGCCGCCGTGCCGAAGAAGACCGCGAGGAAGAAGGCCAAGGCCCCGGTCCCCGACCCCACGCCGCCGCCGGTCACCACCGAGCAGCTCTCCATACCCTCCCGCGTGGTGGAGGGTGACTACGAACTGCCCGTCCCGACCATGCTCAAGCCCGGATCCCCGGTCAAGCCGCGTACCCAGGCCAACGACGACGTGGTCGCCGCGCTGAGCGGGGTCATGGAGCAGTTCAAGATCGACGCCGAGGTCACCGGCTTCACCCGCGGCCCGACAGTCACCCGCTACGAGATCGAGCTCGGCCCCGCGGTGAAGGTCGAGAAGGTCACCGCGCTGTCCAAGAACATCTCGCTGGTGGTCAAGAGCGCCGACGTGCGCATCCAGTCGCCCATCCCCGGCAAGTCCGCGATCGGTGTGGAGATCCCCAACACCGACAAGGACATAGTGAGCCTCGGCGACGTGCTGCGCTCCCCGGCGGCCACCTCGGACGACCACCCCATGCTGGTGGGCCTGGGCAAGGACGTCGAGGGCAGCAACGTCGTGGCCAACCTCGCCAAGATGCCGCACGTGCTGGTCGCCGGTGCGACCGGTGCCGGTAAGTCCACCTGCATCAACGGCCTCATCACCTCGCTGATGATGCGAGCCACCCCCGACGAGGTGCGGATGATCCTGGTCGACCCAAAGCGGGTCGAGCTGACGATGTACGAGGGCATCCCGCACCTGATCACGCCCATCATCACCAACCCCAAGAAGGCCGCGGAGGCCCTTCAGTGGGTGGTGGGGGAGATGGACCGCCGCTACGACGACCTCGCCGCCTCCGGCTACCGACACGTGGACGACTTCAACGCCGCCGTGCGCACCGGGGAGCTCACCGCCCCGCCGGGCAGTGAACGCGTCTACGAGCCCTACCCCTACCTGCTGGTGATCGTCGACGAGCTCGCCGACCTGATGATGGTCGCCCCGCGCGACGTCGAGGACGCGGTCGTGCGCATCACCCAGCTGGCCCGCGCCGCCGGGATCCACCTGGTGTTGGCCACCCAGCGCCCCAGCGTCGACGTCGTCACCGGTCTGATCAAGGCCAACGTGCCCTCCCGGCTCGCCTTCGCCACCTCCAGCCTCGCCGACAGCCGCGTCATCCTGGACCAGCCCGGCGCGGAGAAGCTGGTCGGCAAGGGCGACTCGCTCTTCCTCCCGATGGGCGCGGGCAAGCCCATCCGCCTCCAGAACGCCTGGGTGAGCGAGAAGGAGATCCGCGGGATCGTCGACCACTGCAAGAAGCAGTCCGAGCCCAGCTACCGCGAGGACGTCGCGGTCGCCGACACCAAGAAGAAGGAGATCGACGAGGACATCGGCGACGACATGGACCTGCTGCTGCAGGCGGTCGAGCTGGTCGTCACCACCCAGTTCGGGTCCACGTCGATGCTCCAGCGCAAGCTCCGGGTCGGGTTCGCCAAGGCGGGCCGCCTGATGGACCTCATGGAGAGCCGCGACGTGGTCGGCCCCAGCGAGGGTTCCAAGGCCCGCGACGTCCTGGTCCAGGCCGACGACCTCGCGGCGGTGCTCACCGACATCAGGGGCGGCTGA
- a CDS encoding glycoside hydrolase family 3 protein: protein MPHDPTLERLANATLLVPFESLQAPRWILDGLADGISGVCLFHNNLESPEQVTALNASLCEATDTPLISLDEEGGDVTRIGQARGSDYPGNAALGAVDDTDLTRATLRALGVQLSGMGFNLDLAPSVDVNVADDNPVIGTRSFGSDAELVARHAAASVQGLQEAGVAACAKHFPGHGATSQDSHHTLPVVEADADLLRRRELLPFRAAIDAGVRSILTAHIELPGLGGEGPATLNRALLNDLLRKEMGFTGVVVSDAMDMRGVSGEIGIPEASVLAVAAGCDLLCLGRFVYADQVAQVRSALVQAVREGRLSGERLEEAAERNARLRDWVKESAETKATAEVTETVGLTGARRATRVDGDVPPLDNPYVVEVDAPAGIAVGEVPWGLAPWFRDTVRLSPEADEPAAVLAAAADRDLVVVVRDAHRYPSTQEFVSALLSARPKAVVVEMGLPIWRPDCGAYVSTYGAAHVNGLSAAELLGSAGALKATQ, encoded by the coding sequence ATGCCGCACGACCCGACACTGGAGCGTCTGGCCAACGCCACGCTGCTGGTGCCCTTCGAGTCCCTCCAGGCCCCCCGATGGATCTTGGACGGGCTCGCGGACGGGATCTCCGGCGTCTGCCTGTTCCACAACAACCTGGAGAGCCCCGAGCAGGTCACCGCGCTCAACGCGAGCCTGTGCGAGGCCACGGACACCCCGCTGATCTCCCTGGACGAGGAGGGTGGCGACGTCACCCGCATCGGCCAGGCCCGGGGCAGCGACTACCCCGGCAACGCGGCCCTGGGCGCGGTGGACGACACCGACCTCACCCGGGCCACCCTGCGCGCACTGGGAGTCCAGCTGTCCGGCATGGGCTTCAACCTGGACCTGGCGCCCTCGGTGGACGTCAACGTCGCCGACGACAACCCGGTGATCGGCACCCGTTCCTTCGGGTCCGACGCCGAGCTGGTCGCCCGGCACGCCGCCGCCTCCGTGCAGGGCCTCCAGGAGGCCGGGGTGGCCGCCTGCGCCAAGCACTTCCCCGGCCACGGCGCCACCTCCCAGGACTCGCACCACACGCTGCCCGTGGTGGAGGCCGACGCCGACCTGCTGCGCCGCCGCGAACTACTGCCCTTCCGGGCCGCCATCGACGCCGGGGTCCGTTCCATCCTGACCGCGCACATCGAGCTGCCCGGTCTGGGCGGTGAGGGCCCCGCCACGCTCAACCGCGCCCTGCTCAACGACCTGCTGCGCAAGGAGATGGGCTTCACTGGGGTCGTGGTCAGCGACGCCATGGACATGCGCGGCGTGAGCGGCGAGATCGGCATCCCCGAGGCCAGCGTGCTCGCGGTGGCCGCCGGCTGCGACCTGCTGTGTCTGGGCCGGTTCGTCTACGCCGACCAGGTCGCCCAGGTCCGCTCCGCGCTGGTCCAGGCGGTGCGTGAGGGCCGCCTGAGCGGCGAGCGCCTGGAGGAGGCCGCCGAGCGCAACGCCCGGCTGCGCGACTGGGTCAAGGAGTCCGCCGAGACCAAGGCGACCGCGGAGGTGACCGAGACGGTCGGGCTGACCGGGGCCCGCCGCGCCACCCGGGTGGACGGTGACGTCCCGCCACTGGACAACCCGTACGTGGTCGAGGTGGACGCCCCCGCCGGGATCGCCGTCGGCGAGGTGCCGTGGGGCCTGGCCCCCTGGTTCCGCGACACCGTCCGCCTCTCCCCCGAGGCCGACGAACCCGCCGCGGTGCTGGCCGCGGCCGCCGACCGCGACCTGGTCGTCGTGGTCCGGGACGCGCACCGCTACCCGAGCACCCAGGAGTTCGTCAGTGCCCTGCTCAGCGCCCGGCCCAAGGCCGTGGTGGTGGAGATGGGCCTGCCCATCTGGCGCCCCGACTGCGGCGCCTACGTGAGTACGTACGGTGCCGCGCACGTCAACGGACTGAGCGCCGCAGAGCTCCTCGGCTCCGCGGGCGCCCTCAAGGCCACCCAGTAG
- a CDS encoding RrF2 family transcriptional regulator produces MRLSARVDYALRAAAELAVASDGPVTAEQLARAQAIPGKFLENILTQLRRAGLVRSQRGPVGGYWLARPAAEISLADIIRAVDGPLANVRGERPEHVDYDGAARSLQQVWIALRASERAILEGVNLQHLVTNELPEQVRVLAEDPEAWVNHTHR; encoded by the coding sequence ATGCGCCTTTCAGCCCGGGTCGACTACGCGCTTCGCGCGGCCGCAGAGCTCGCTGTCGCCAGCGACGGTCCGGTGACGGCCGAGCAGCTCGCACGCGCGCAGGCCATCCCCGGAAAATTCCTAGAGAACATCCTCACCCAGCTACGCCGTGCCGGTCTGGTGCGCAGTCAACGGGGTCCCGTTGGCGGCTACTGGCTCGCTCGGCCCGCCGCGGAGATCTCCCTCGCGGACATCATCCGAGCGGTCGACGGTCCGCTCGCCAACGTGCGCGGGGAACGCCCCGAACACGTCGATTACGACGGGGCGGCCCGCAGCCTGCAACAGGTGTGGATCGCCCTGCGCGCCAGCGAGCGCGCCATCCTGGAGGGGGTCAACCTCCAGCACCTGGTCACCAACGAACTCCCCGAACAGGTACGTGTCCTGGCCGAGGACCCCGAGGCCTGGGTCAACCACACACACCGCTGA
- a CDS encoding helix-turn-helix domain-containing protein — MATIGQTLSAARIAAGCSLENLSTRTRIRMQVLRGIENEDFVPCGGDFYARGHIRRICKFLGLDPAPLLEEYDREHASNEKPTFVPPPRHPSARTKATRVAAAQGGRAHTGTDDHEAPQDVPRSVGDVNEDPEQRAESWGHFEREQRLARPPRRNRPKGFANTGAGAGVGAGAAAAAEVPAPRTPGRHSKPAEPAGAGAVATKAAVPRSRATRASATEAGTRRAESVRRHWPWAVVGLILIAAVFVGVRTWQGWDDGNPVRTAFESAGSVTGDTVDSAAITEEAGAEPAETDDRAAAAEAVAAAEAAEAAEAAEAEPFEFTVGLTATDRSWVKVSEVEGEALFTGFLVAGESRDYATEVPLTLWVGNAGAIEVAVDGQDQGPSGGSGEVREITVGADGFDN; from the coding sequence ATGGCGACGATCGGCCAGACCCTGTCCGCCGCACGTATCGCGGCGGGTTGCTCCTTGGAGAACCTGAGCACACGTACACGGATTCGCATGCAGGTCCTTCGGGGCATCGAGAACGAGGACTTCGTCCCCTGCGGAGGGGACTTCTATGCGCGCGGGCACATCCGGAGGATCTGCAAGTTCCTCGGGCTTGACCCCGCGCCGCTTCTGGAGGAGTACGACCGCGAACACGCCTCGAACGAGAAGCCCACCTTCGTTCCCCCACCCCGGCACCCGTCGGCCAGAACCAAGGCGACCCGGGTCGCCGCGGCCCAGGGCGGCCGGGCCCACACCGGGACCGACGACCACGAGGCGCCCCAGGACGTTCCCCGAAGCGTCGGTGACGTGAACGAGGACCCGGAACAGCGGGCCGAGAGCTGGGGGCACTTCGAACGCGAACAGAGACTCGCCAGACCGCCGCGGCGCAACCGCCCCAAGGGGTTCGCCAATACCGGAGCAGGGGCCGGAGTCGGAGCCGGGGCCGCCGCCGCGGCCGAGGTACCGGCGCCGCGGACACCCGGCAGGCACAGCAAGCCCGCCGAACCGGCCGGGGCCGGAGCGGTCGCCACCAAGGCGGCGGTCCCGCGGTCGCGCGCCACCCGTGCCTCCGCGACCGAGGCAGGCACCCGTCGGGCGGAGAGCGTGCGGCGGCACTGGCCGTGGGCAGTGGTCGGACTCATCCTCATCGCCGCGGTGTTCGTGGGCGTGCGGACCTGGCAGGGGTGGGACGACGGCAACCCCGTTCGGACCGCCTTCGAGTCGGCCGGCTCCGTAACGGGTGACACCGTGGACTCCGCGGCCATCACGGAGGAGGCCGGCGCCGAGCCCGCCGAAACCGACGACCGGGCCGCGGCGGCCGAGGCAGTCGCTGCTGCCGAGGCCGCCGAGGCGGCGGAAGCGGCCGAAGCGGAGCCGTTCGAGTTCACCGTCGGTCTCACCGCCACCGACCGCAGCTGGGTCAAGGTCAGCGAGGTGGAGGGGGAGGCACTGTTCACCGGGTTCCTCGTGGCGGGGGAGTCCCGGGATTACGCCACCGAGGTGCCCCTGACCCTGTGGGTCGGCAACGCCGGGGCGATCGAGGTGGCCGTCGACGGACAGGACCAGGGCCCCAGCGGGGGCTCCGGTGAGGTGAGGGAGATCACTGTCGGGGCTGACGGCTTCGACAACTGA
- a CDS encoding carbohydrate ABC transporter permease, whose amino-acid sequence MTQTLERPTEPEAQRPGRRSGLSRRTRLRFVPYFLILPALTVLAVVLLWPIGQMLYISLHDYGLQQLRGQEAEWNNFGHYIYVLTDERFWSVFRNTIIVCLSMVVLTMILGTLVGILMHKLPKWASTTLGLGLMLAWATPVISAAIVYRWLFDTRYGLVNTILNSLPTWLVGSGWNEFNWFNSPETLFPILVITVVWQSFPFVAISVLAGLKSIPNELYEAARIDGASAWRSFWNVTFPMLRPLFALLLILQVIWDFRIFTQLFILAGGITNRDIHLIPTYIFQLGFASTPPNYGMGSAIAVIMTVLVLVISAYYLRAMIRQEETR is encoded by the coding sequence ATGACACAAACGCTGGAACGCCCCACGGAGCCCGAGGCCCAACGGCCCGGGCGGAGGTCGGGCCTGTCGCGCCGCACGCGCCTCAGGTTCGTTCCCTACTTCCTGATCCTGCCCGCACTGACCGTGCTGGCCGTGGTTCTGCTCTGGCCCATCGGCCAGATGCTGTACATCTCGCTGCACGACTACGGCCTGCAGCAGTTGCGAGGGCAGGAGGCCGAATGGAACAACTTCGGCCACTACATCTACGTGCTCACCGACGAGCGCTTCTGGTCGGTCTTCCGTAACACCATCATCGTCTGCCTGTCCATGGTCGTCCTGACGATGATCCTCGGAACACTCGTCGGCATCCTGATGCACAAGCTGCCGAAGTGGGCCTCCACCACCCTGGGCCTCGGCCTGATGCTGGCCTGGGCCACACCCGTGATCAGCGCCGCCATCGTCTACCGCTGGCTGTTCGACACCAGATACGGGCTGGTCAACACCATCCTCAACAGCCTGCCGACCTGGCTGGTGGGATCGGGCTGGAACGAGTTCAACTGGTTCAACTCACCGGAGACCCTGTTCCCGATCCTCGTCATCACCGTGGTGTGGCAGTCGTTCCCGTTCGTGGCCATCAGCGTTCTGGCCGGGCTCAAGAGCATCCCGAACGAGCTCTACGAGGCCGCGCGCATCGACGGTGCGAGCGCCTGGCGCAGCTTCTGGAACGTCACCTTCCCGATGCTGCGGCCGCTCTTCGCACTGCTGCTCATCCTCCAGGTGATCTGGGACTTCCGGATCTTCACGCAGCTGTTCATCCTGGCCGGCGGCATCACCAACCGGGACATCCACCTCATCCCGACCTACATCTTCCAACTGGGCTTCGCCTCGACCCCGCCCAACTACGGCATGGGGTCGGCGATCGCCGTGATCATGACCGTCCTGGTACTCGTGATCAGCGCTTACTACCTGCGCGCCATGATCCGCCAGGAGGAGACCCGATGA